The Thermocladium sp. ECH_B genomic interval GCGGGTAAATGATGCGGAAATAATATATATGAATTCGAGGACCCAAGTTAATGCTAGTCCAGAACGGATAAGTAATGCAATAAAGCAAGTAAAGCAAGTAAAGAACATGCTCTCATCAGCCACGCCCCCTCAGAAGGATTGTGGGAATTGCCCCCTCAAAGGTATTTGTAAAATAATTTATGAATCACCAATAATTAGAGGCATGCTTCCACGATAATTATAATTAGCACTGCTTCAGTGATATGCTCGCTTTTATTGATCGAGATCTTCTGCATCCCTTCTAATCAAATCAAGCAGCACAATAGGTAAAAGATTTTATATGATTTAATGATAAAAATTTAAAGGGTAATTTGTAATATTGTTATGGATTCGAAGGATTTAATTGCGTCGATTTTTGGCGTAATACTTTTAATAATTGTGGCAATTGGGGCATCTAAGTTGATAGGCGATAATCCAATTTCGATAATCATAATAATTGCCGTAATTGAAGTGATGTTTGGATTAATGATTGGGTATCTCCTGCTTGGCAGATTGGCTGGGCTTAGCACTAGGATCAAGGAATTAACTCTAAAGTACAGACTGTTGATTGGANATGGGCTCTTCCTTGGACATTCTAATAAGGAATTAATGAGCGACTTAACATTGATAGACTATTTTATGAAGCATTATTATAATGGACTTCAATATAAACTTGAATTAAATGGCAATGACGCTATTCTATATGCCAGCCTAGATGTGGACGCAGGCATGAGATTAATCAATTCGCTAAACAATGAATTATCTGTAATTAGAATAANCGAGTACAAAAAGATTGGGTGAGCTGATTCCCTTGCTAGAAGGAGCTTTGACTCTTTTTATCCATGATATTATTGTACTTCTGATCCCCCGCCTTGAGCGGTGATTGTTTCTTGAGATCTCGAATGTTATTCCCTTATTGAGTTGCTGAGGCTCCTCCAGCAAGTGTTTAACATCAGCTGTAATACCAATCCTCACTTAATCAGAGGTCTGGTGTTCATCACGAAAGTAAAACGTTTTTCTATATTTAAATATTGGAGCTAATGCATTGGTATTCTGGAATTAGGTTGAACCTTAAGCTTTTTCCAGCTATTTTTAGCGATATGTAGGTATTAGCGGTATTGGAATCTCATCATAGAAGCTCTTGGAAAACCCCATGGAATCGCACTCAACAATTGTGGGGATCCTTCCTTTCCTTGATTAGAAGGCAAGGATTGCGATTATTTATCAGCGTTCAAATCCCTCAGTCATAGATCAGTTCGTGTTCTGTCATCACTTTAAATTTATTAAATAACGAGGGCCGCCAGTGACGCTATTTGAGGCCAGCGTTGTGCAGCCTCCATTGCTATTGGACCATGAATCTCAGTGCCCTTTGGTTGGCCCTCCTCGCTCACTATGACTACTGCATTATCGTCAAAGGCCACCCACGTGCCGTCATGCCGCCTAAACGGCCTTCTTTGCCTAACCACTATTGCCCTCAGTTTTTGTTTCCTTACCTCCGGCTTCCCCTCCACTACGCTGACCACAATCATATCGCCCACGCCAGCGTTGTGTATCTTCCTGTGAACTCCATGAGACCTATTTCCTATAACGCTTATCACCCTAGCTATCTTGGCGCCGCTATTATCAACTACAGTAACCAGGCTATTAGCGAATACCCCTGGAGTAATATGATATCTATATGACACTCCAACTGTCTTCGGGCCTCCTCTCTTAGCCATGGCACTCCCTATTTTATGCCTTTTTAAAATTTACCAAAATGGGGGTTAAGGGGGCGGAAAGCCTCGCCCCATCAGGGCCGGGGATGGATAACCCCCTTATAGAAAACTTTTTTTAAGCCTAAACACCTCTCTTCAGGATGCCCTCCCCCGGTCAATTCCTTGAATGAGGAGCGGAGGCCGATTCCCCCCGCAATACCGGGAGAAGGCACCAAAGAAATTAAAACAATAATAGGAGGACTAATGTGGTTCGCCTCCTACCAAACGGCTTCCAAGAAAGGAAGCTGAGGAGGCTAGCCGACACCTCCGCCAAACTCTTCAATGAGGTTAACTACGAGAGGAGGCAACAATTCTTCCACGGAGGAAAAGTGGACCTAAAGGGGACGTATGAAGTATTATGGGAAGTATAGGGGTGAGTTGGGTGATGAATCTAGAGGAGTATGAGGCGTATTATGAGCTTAATAGGGAGAGGAGGAGACTATTCAAGAAACTAACCAGGAGACTTCTCCACCTGTATAGGAATTTTGCTTCCCACTTGCTTAAGACACTTCACGAACTAGGCGTCTCAACGATCTACTTGGGGTATCCCTTCAACATTGCTCAGGATAAGGGTAATAAGTTCACCGTGAACTTGTGGTCTTATCGAGAGTTGATGAATACCATAGAGTTGAAGGCTCAAGAATACGGTATTCGTGTGTTTGAGGTCATTGAGTATAATACTTCACGTATCTGTGCTTATCATGGTGTTGAGGTTGTGAGGGGGCCGAGGGGAGTAGTTAATTGCCCTAAGGGGCATAAATTGCATAGTGACTTGAATGGTGCATTGAATATCTTGAAGAAGGCTACAGGTATAGTAGTTTCAAGAGTGAGGAAGCCTCTCTCCTTTATTGTGGATCATAATCGAGTAGCGCCCATTAATGGGGCGTAACCCTCTAGACCTCGGGGAACCCTCGCCCTCAAGGCGGGGAGGAGGCCAGAATACTGCTAGCCGCTGCTCACTATGCCGGGAAACCCATGCTAGCCAAGGCAGCAGGCGCCATAT includes:
- a CDS encoding 50S ribosomal protein L14, producing the protein MAKRGGPKTVGVSYRYHITPGVFANSLVTVVDNSGAKIARVISVIGNRSHGVHRKIHNAGVGDMIVVSVVEGKPEVRKQKLRAIVVRQRRPFRRHDGTWVAFDDNAVVIVSEEGQPKGTEIHGPIAMEAAQRWPQIASLAALVI